GCCGGTCGCGGTAATGCGCAAAGGGTCTATGCCCTTCACGGTCAGATATTGTTTCACCGACTCGGCTCGATCCTTGGATAATTTGTCATTCAGCGCCACAGGCCCGGTAGCATCGGTGTGACCGTCGATCGTAAGTTTGTAATTCGGTCGCTTGCGCAACAGTTCGACCAACTCATCCAGGGCGCGGAAACTGCTCACGCGTATGACCGCTTTGCCGGTTTCAAATTCGAGATTCGAAAAAACCGTATTGAGGATTTCCTGTTCTTCTTTGGCCAACGTCACTTTCACCGGACTCTTGGGCTTTGGTGGAGCTTCTTCGACGGGGCATCCTCTGTTTGCCAGTGGTCCGGGAATTTTCGGACACCGATCGTCCGGATCGGGAATGCTATCCCCGTCGGTATCCGGACAACCTTTGTAAAACGCAACGCCTGCCAGATCGGGACAAGTGTCGTCCTGGTCACGGATACCGTCATTGTCCGAATCGGGACATCCTTTCAAACGATAGAGCCCATAGGCTTCCGGACAGGCATCATCGACGTCCACAATGCCGTCATGGTCGGAATCCGGACAGCCTTTCAATCGGGCTGATCCGGCCAGCGTAGGGCATCGGTCATCAATGTCGGGAACGCTGTCGAGGTCCTGATCCGGACATCCGGAGAACGCGCGAAGCCCTGCCAGTTCAGGGCAGCGGTCGGCTTTATCGGCAATGCCGTCGCGGTCCGTGTCCTTGTCTTTCCCGGGACGGCCCCAGATCAGATTGAATCCTGCTTGTAGCTGAGTGAAATGATGCCCCAGCGGGTCGATCGTGCCGATCAGATTATCGCAGAGGGCATAGAATTGAAAGGCGCCTCCGTTCACCGCGATTCCGGCACCGATATTGTCGAATCGGTTGTTGTGCATGGAATACGTGCCGGTCAGCCACAGATTCCTTGTCATTTGCCGTTGGATGCCAAGCGTAGCGGACGGAAGTGTCCGATGGTACAACCGTCTGCCTTGGACCAAAGCGCTGAACTGTGTACCGGGATTCAGCTGATAGACCGCGGATAGCATGACCCGACCGGCCAGGGGTGATGTATAGGCATTACGTGATTCTACTGGTTCGAACGATTGCCCGAGCGAATCGAGTACCTCCTGAAAAGTGGCATCGCTATCGTTGATGAATCGATCCAGGTCGATTCCGGAGAAGGAATAGGTGCCACGGGTTGCCTTGTAGTTCCTGACATTGGAACTCCAAGTGATAAAACCTATGTCAACCACCGACAAGTTGAATCGCCATTGATCGTCCATTCTGAATTGTACGCCCGCGTTGAATCCGAAACCATGATTTTGTTGTCGCCAGAAATAATCCCGAAGGAGACGACGCCGCTCGGAACCGGTGGTATCAAACCGGTCATAGCCGGGATCGTCGTTTGCCAGCAACGAAGTGTTGACCACATAATCCGTATTCAGGACGAGGGAATAGTCGGTCGCGTCAGTATAAATGGACAAGTCGGCCGGTTCTGTCCGGATGTTTTCCATCCCATACAGGTATTTCAAACGGATTCCGGCGTTCCAGCGATCGGTAATTTCCCGTGAGTAGCCGAGGGCATATTCCCGATAGTGACTGGCCTGGAGGCCCATTTTCTTAAGACTCACGGTTTCTCCAATGTAAGCGGCATTGCCGTAATACAGCAGATTGACGAACTCCCGTGGGTAGGCAAAGTCCGCATGAATGACTTCGCTCACACTGGCGCTGAAGAAGTTCTTGTTGACGCGGAATCCGAATCGTAGCCAATCGAGCCGATGGTCAAAGGAAAGGAGTTGATTTTTTCGAATCCCTCCAACTACCTGATCGAAATCCCAATAGGCCGAACCGTTCCGAACACTGTGAAGGTCCCGCCACGTGAACCCGTTATGCATGAACAGCGTGTGGATGTTCAGTACGGGTAACGAAATAAAAACCTTTTGTCTGGGAAATTCGGCCGGATTGATTTCGTTCGATTGCCCGATCGCGGAAAAGTGGTACAGGGTAAGGTCGCTTTGCCCATAGACGTTCGACGTCAGCATGCACGACATGGCCATACTCCAAACCAATCGAAACAAGGATCTCATTGAAAATCGATTTTAAGGCTGGCCCGAACACCGATTTTGATCAGCAAGGAATTGTTGGAGTGGATCTCCACACTTTGTAAGGGAGCGTTGCGTGTATCGATCAGGCCGTGGATAAGGAGTTTTTTCGCCTGGAAGATGCGTTCGAGCCGACTTCGGTCAAAGGGTTCGTCGTGGGTTTTGACCGTCGGGCTGGTCACGATGCCCTGCGCGTTTGTCAGTGCAGCTGGCACCAGTCCGTCTTGCGGATCGAACAGAAGCGAGTCAAGCGGTTGGTAGAGGGAGTCGGTGAAATACACTTGTGTCCACGACTGGGCCGGGAATCCGTTGGATGTATAGAGTCGGAAAATGGCCGATTGGAGCTCTTCGACGTTTTCCAGTTCGAAGTCGGCGGTATCCTGCACACTCAAGCCGCTTGCGTAACCCACCAACGGGAGTTCGACGCGCAAGTCGACGCTGAATCTGCTGGTGTCGAGCAGGAAATTCCGGGTGCCGGAGGGTACGTTGGTGGTCGCGTCGACATCGTAACTGACGTATTCGGGTTCCGCGTTGACCACTGTTTGAACGTTGCTGTTGTTCTTATCCAAGGTGAACGAGGTCGCGGCGACAAGGCCCGGAGCGCCGGGGACGCCTACTGGCAACGGATTGGGAATTGCGCCGGTAACAGGGATTGTCGGCCCCGTTCTCGGAATGGAAACAAGGTTCTGCAACACGGCCCTGACCGGCATGCCGAAACTGTTTCGGATGTTGAATACGAATTTCGGTTCGTCGAAGTGAATGGTACCACCCAGGGTGTTCTGGAAAATAGTCAACTCGCTTGAGTCGACCGAAATGCTCAGGCTGCGTTGCCGGAAATCGCCATAGGCAGCGGATAACCTCAACTGGTCATAATCGATCGAAAAGGAGAGTGGTCGATCGGTGCAGGCCTGGTTGAGTCCGCTGTTGGTCCAGTCGGCTTCATACACAATGTCAAGACGATTCGCCGAGGAACCTGCCGTGAAGTCGATTGAATAGCCGCTGAGATCGAAGCTGCCGTTTGCCGTGGTGGATGAGCCATTGGCAGGTGTGAACGCGACTTCCTGGTCGAACACCAAGCCGTTCTTCCTGGCGGCTGGTATCCTGACGGAAAATGTGCCGCCATGGGGTACCGTATTGGTCAGTGACACGTTGAGCATTCCGTATTTCAGTACGACGCTGTCCAGTTCTTCGCCGTTGGCAACCGAGAAGGAAAAATCTCGCGACACTTGTTGAACAAGGGTTCCGGAATTGAGCAGTTGCGCGCTGTCCGGGGTGTTCAGCCGGAATTCACCAAGGTCCTGTTGGTCCAGTAAGGGTAGAAAATCCTCCCCGTTGACGGAATACACGTTACCATCGTAGATCAGGATGACGCGATCCGTAGCCGAGTCGATCTCCAAAGTGCCGGAATCGGCTCTTCCCAGAAGATCGTCCATGGTCAACACGGAATTTACCAGGGGCAGCGCGATTTCAGGTTGCCAGATCGAATAGGAAGGGTCATCAAAATTGAAATCATCCTTCTTGATACAGGCGGAGATGGTGAATGAAAAGAGAATAAACGCGGCAACAATCTTTTTCATGGTAGTGGTGTCGGAGTCGCTATTCCAAGGTATAGAGATAGAGCAGCGCTTCTCCGTCTGTCAGTACCATTTTATCATCATGGAACAGCTGAAATCCGTTCACTTCTTTGCCCGGAATTCCATTCACCGGATAGCCGCCCGATACAAGACCGGAGCTGCGATAAATCCAGGTTTTCTTTGCAGCATGGGAATAGAGTGCGAAAAGGGCTGAATCAGGTCCTGAACTGCAAGAAAGGCCGGAGGCTGGTGAGACGCCGCTGTACAACCTTGAACCGTCGCCGGCGTAGCCGAAAAGACTGTCGTTCCGGATGATCAACAATGGGCTGCTCAGGCTGTCGGTCAACAGACAGAAGTCGGTCACGTAGGATGAATCCGGTGCCGGCAGTAGTTTCCCGGAAAAATCGAAGAGTTCGAGACGACCGTCGGCAGTACGTTGCACGATCGCTTCAGTCGTGGGTGACATAGGCCATAGCTGGAATTTTCCTGGTGGCCGTCCGCTAATGATTGTCGTCGCCTTCCCGCGCAGGTCGAACTGCCTGAATTTCCCGTCATCCGATAGTGCGATCAGCGTGTTGTGGGAGGAACCGATAAGGGCCTGGAGGGGTTGTGGGAAAATTCCTGACGGACGATCCGAATTCCAGTCCGGATCAGGTGTGCCGTTCAGACGATAATGATAGACACTCCCATTGCTGCACGGGATCAGGATACCCGCATCGGTATGGCCCGGTCGATTGATCAGGCACAAACCGCCCGTCGCTGAAGCGGGGAGCCGGATCGGGTAATTCGCCACGCTCTTGCCCTCGCGGTCCAGGATGAACAGTCGGGATGTTGTGTTGAATAATAACTGCCAGCTTCCCTGCCGATAGTAGTCCACCGTGTGGAGTGTTCCAAGCAGTGTATCATTCACCAGTACTTTCCACAGTAACTTGCCTGATTCACTGAACAGATAGAGTCCGCCGAGTTTGTCTTGCGCGGCAACGTAGAACTTTTCATTTTCATCGCCGGGTAGCAGGAATGGGCCTGCGTGCAGCGTAGTGTCCAATTGGGTACTCCAGACCACAGCTGGTTCCCGTTCCGGTGTTCCACCGGTTGTCATCGCGGCTTGCAGTTGGAACAGTCGATCGCTGCGCAGCCGTGCAGTCAGGAATACATCCTGCAGATGTGCAGTGGGTATCGGCTTGCTGTACTTGTTCAGGAAGGCGGACAACAGGGTTTGACTACGGCTGGCAGAAGCGTAAACGAACAGGTGTTGATCATTCCCGAGACGGCGGAGGTGCTGGCTAAAGCCGGTCTTGGCATCCAAACGCTTGCCGTTGGCCAGGTCATCCAGCAGTGTCTTAAGGCTTGCGGCCTGCGCCGCGCAAACGAAATAACCATGCACGAAGGTGATGGCGCTTTGTGTCCAGGAAGCGCTGACATTGCCCAACGTCAGCATTGCCCAACGGTGGTCAGGGAAAGTGAGGATGGTCGTACCCCGGTAATGCTCTTTTCGGATGCCGCTGTTCGGGATCTTACTCCATTGCTCCAGTGTTCGCTCGGCTTCCGACGGTCGTGTGCTGCGTAAAAGCAGGAGCAGGTTGTTGGTGAAATCGCTTCCAGCAGGTTCCGTGATGGCCAACCCGGCTTCTGAGCCGGTCATGTCGTCAAACTCGGTAGCAAGGTCGCGTTGAAAGGCGTCTGTCATGGCAGCGCGTTCCGATTCCATCAGTCGGGCGGCCGGATAGATGTTCAGGTCTTGCCTGAAGCGGCTCCGGATCCCTTGCCACTGATCGCTGCCGATCCACAGCAGAAAAGCCGTACGGTCCGGCAATACGGCTGCCATGCCGAAACGCTGGGGTCGACTGTTCTGAAACGCGGTGATCCAGTCGGAGGGATCGGTGCTGCCACAAACGCCTTCGAACCGGATCTCTTCTTTCAGGATCCTGAGTTGAAGTCCGCTCCAACGGCCAAGACGACTGGCAAGTTCGAGCACATTGTTCTGATCCGCGTTCCAGTTGCTGCTGAGCAGATCCCGTGTTCCAATGCTGTTGACATATAGGCGGATGGTCGACCGGTTGATCGCTCCTGCAACCTGGTTGAATATGCGCACCTTCCGAAGGGGTGTGCCGTTTCTTGATTGCCGAATCGCATCTTCAATCAAAACCGGGCTTTCGCTGATGATAAAGATCCCTTTGGAAATGGCGAAACAAACCTGTGCCGGCGAATGACCGCTCTCGTAAATGATCACGTCTTCGTATTCACGCTCCTCGAATTCGAGACCGGCAAAGTAATCGCAGACTTGCCCGGCGACTTCCTTATAGGAAAATCCAAGCGGTATGTTCAGCGCGGCTAGCCAACCCGCTCCCGTACTGCCGGTCAGGTGTAGGGAAAGATAAAGTGGTTGTGTTGACCAGGCCTTCTGGTAGGCTGCTCTTGTTCCGCTGACCGAATCCGCGAAGTTCAGGACTGACCGCAACCGAATCAGGTCGGGATCGCTACCCCAGTTTTCCCAAAAATGTGTCGATTGAAGCTCCGCATTTGCGGCCTTGCCCGACTGACATTCGATGATCAGCGCAGCATTGGTCGGGATTGCGGTGAAAGGATCGGACAGAATGACGCGATAGCGCTGGTAGTAGTAAAATCCGACCCCGGCGGAAACGATGACGAGCAGCGCGATGACCGCTCCGGTGACAATCCTTCTCATAAGCTGATCCCCGGATCAAAGATGACGAACCCATCGCTATGTCGGGGAAAAAGCCCAAGCGGTTTTAGACACCTTCCTGTTGAAACGGAAGCTCGCCCTGTTCCGGCAGTAGGCGGAAGCTCTTGCGATGATACGGTGAGTTGCCAAAGATCCGGATCGCATTACGGTGTTCCCGGGTCCCGTATCCTTTGTTGCGGTCCCAGCCATACATCGGAAACTCGCCGTGCAGCCGGTGCATGAGGTCGTCCCGGTAGGTTTTCGCGAGAATCGAAGCCGCTGCTATGGAGCGGTACAACGCGTCGCCGTCGATAATGCATTGGTGGGGTACGCCGGGATATGACAGAAAACGGTTGCCATCAATTAGCAGGAGTTCCGGACGTTTCGTAAGTCCGTCAATTGCCCGGTGCATGGCCCGGTAGGTGGCTTGCAAAATGTTGATATCGTCGATTACCGCCTGCCCGATCTCCGCTACCGACCATGCCAGTGCGTGCTCCTGGATATGGTCCCGCAACAGGTACCGGTCCTTCTCCGAAACTTGTTTGGAGTCGTTCAGTAAGGGGTGACGATAGGTGGGCGGCAGTATGACGGCCGCGGCGAAAACGGGACCGGCCAGGCAGCCACGACCGGCTTCGTCGACGCCGGCTTCCAGCAAGTCTTCCTGGTAGCGGATCTTCAACTTAGCCATGGCGCTTCGCATCGTTTTCCAGAGCGGACAGGGTGCGTCCGATGCTGTTCCAAAGATCCCTTGCGGTAAAATCCCAGGAGAAGTCGCGACTGCGAATCAATCCGCGTTGCGAGAGTTCTTGCCGGAGCTGAGCATCGACACTCAAGCGTTGCATGCCTTTGGAGATATCCTCCACGGAGAACGGGTCGACCAGCAAGGCCGCGTCGCCGGCGACTTCGGGCATCGAAGTCACATTCGCGGTGAGCACGGGTACTCCGCAACGCATCGCTTCAAGCAGCGGAATGCCGAATCCTTCGAAGGTGGATACATACGTCAAAGCCTCAGCCGCCGCGGTGATCCGGAAGAGATCAGCCTCCGCTACACGACCGGTGAAGCGAACATCCTGCCGGTACCGCATGCTTTGCAGGCTTGTTTCCATTTCCGGTGTCCACCACCGTTTCGTGCCGGCGAATACCAAACAGACATCCGGTCCGCCACTTGTGCGGAACTGTTCGTAGGCGTTGAGCAGGTTGACGATATTCTTGCGTTGATGAATGGAACCGATGAACAGGAAATACGGTTTCCCACCGGTCAGCTGTTCCCGTGTTTTCCGGTTTTCCGCATCCGGTAAGGGTACAAAACCGTCATTTACCCCATTGTACACCACGTCGATCTTATCCGTGGGTACACCGTATTGCCGACTGATATCATCGCGCGAGAAGGAGGATACCGTGGCGATGCGGGCGGCTGCTTTGGCGTAGCGGGGGAAGAAATGTCGATAGTAGGCCCGATTGAAAAAGGGCAAATCGCCGGGGTAGTGTTCGAAGTTGATATCATGAATTACCGAAAGAGTCGGAACCTGGCTGCGAAGTGACAGGTAGCCGTCGGAGGAGACGAACAGATCCGGCTTCCACTTTCTAAAAACCCGGGGCAGGGACCATTCATACCACAGATACCAGAGGATAGGATGGCGGGCCGCAGGACCTGCAACGATCGGGGTTACGTTGGGTGCAAAGACGAACTCCGGATCGAAAGGACGATCAAAGATGAACAGGAACTCATGTTCGGGATGGTCGCGTGTGATGCGCCGGAAGGTTTCCAGGCAGAAATACCCGATGCCTTCCAGTTTCCCCTTTTGCAACATCCGGGCGTTGACCGCGATTCTCATGGTCGGCGAAGATACGCACTCGGGCAGGAGCGCGGAAACCCTGATGTTGAAAACGGGAATGTAACCACCGCCCGTCCCCAGCCGGAATCCGCTATTTTTGTTATCAATGAAGTTTCCTCAACCCATCGCCCTGAAAGCACTGGCTGAACTGACGGGAACCCGGGTCATCGGCGACGGGTCCCGGCAGGTGTCGGGCATCAACGAGATCCACAAAGTGGAGGCTGGCGACATCACCTTTGTCGATCATCCCAAGTATTACGATAAGGCGCTGCAGTCGGCTGCTACTTTTGTCATCATCAACAAGGAAGTTGATGCGCCTGAAGGGAAGGCGCTGCTGTTCGCGGAAGACCCGTTTTCCGCCTACATCCGGATCGTACGACACTTCAGGACCTTCGAGCCCAGTACGGCAGCGATCAGCCCTACGGCCGTCATCGGGACGGGAACGGTTATCCAACCGGGCGCTTTTATCGGTCACCACGTGCGGATCGGAAATAACTGTGTCATTCACGCCAACGTGAGCATCTACGATCATACCGAAATAGGAGACGAGGTGATCATCCATTCCAATACCGTTATTGGTGCCGACGCGTTTTATTTCAAGCGCCGGCCGGAAGGTTACGACAAGATGTACTCCTGCGGCCGCGTTATCATTCACGACCGGGTCGAGATCGGGGCGAACTGTACGATCGACAAGGGTGTTTCCGGCGACACCGTCATCGGTGCCGGCACCAAGATGGACAACATGGTACACGTGGGTCACGATACCGTGATCGGACGCAACTGTCTCTTCGCGGCACAGGTGGGAATCGCCGGCGTGGTGACGATCGAAGACGACGTGATCCTTTGGGGTCAGGTCGGCGTACAAAAGGACCTGACCATCGGGAAAGGCGCGGTCGTACTTGGCAAGTCCGGCGTACCGAAGTCGCTGGAAGGCGGGAAGACCTATTTCGGGAGCCCGACCCAGGAAGCCCGTGACAAGATGCGGGAACTCGCACTGATCAAGCAATTGCCCGAATTGCTGGAACGACTGAAGAATCGCTGAGCATGGAAGAAGTCCGCAAACCAAGTCTGCAGAAGGAAAGCCCCGAGACGATCTCCTCGGAATTGCATGCCAAGAAGCTGCAGTTACACTGGTTGTTGCAGATCACCAAAGCGATCAACTACGACTTTACAACCAAGCAATTGCTCGATGTATACGAGCACGTCCTCAGCAGCCAGTTGAAGGTGGAAAAGCTGGCACTCTTCATCAAGGAACAGGATTGGCAATGCGCCTTGCTCTACGGTACGGACAAGACGTTCGGCGATATCGATGTCGCGGGCATTCTGAACGATCTCAACCGGCTGCGAAACCTGGAAACGGAGCGCGACCGTTGGGTCAATACCTTCGAGACGATCATTCCGGTCTTTCATAAGGATCAGATCCTGGCCTACGCGCTGGTCGGCGGGTTGGAGAACAGCGTCATTCCCCGCAGGAATGAACTGATCCCGTTCATCCAGACCATCACGAACCTGATCGTGGTCGCCATCGAGAATCACCACATCGCCGGTGAGAAGATACGGCAGGCTGCCATGCGGCGCGACCTCGACCTTGCTGCGCAGATGCAAAGCATGTTGTTCCCGATCGCCTTGCCGGACAACAACCGCTACCAGCTTTGCGCGACGTATCTCCCGCATCAGGAAGTTGGCGGCGACTACTACGATTTCCTGCCCATCAACGAGGAGGAGTTTATCTTCTGCATGGCGGACGTATCCGGCAAAGGTATTCCGGCCGCATTGCTCTGCTCCAATTTCCAGGCTAACCTCCATGCGCACGTTCCCATCATTCCAAGCCTGGTCGAGTTGGTCAATGTGCTGAATGAAAAAGTGTTCCGGAACGCGAAAGGGGAGAAGTTCATTACGTTTTTCATTGGCCGTTACAATTGCAGAACACGCGAACTGCAATACGTCAATGCCGGCCATAATCCGCCGCTCTTATTGCACGAAAAGGTCGTACTGTTGCTGACCGAAGGCAGTACCGCGCTGGGGATGTTCGAGCAATTGCCCTTCGTGCATACCGGAAAGGTCTTCATACCTGAAAACGCCTTCCTGCATCTTTATACGGACGGTGTGACTGATGTGGAAAATCCGGCTGGAGAAGAATTCAGTACCGACCGCTTGAAAACCTTCCTGATGGAGCGGATCCGCCGTACCGATATCAAGGCGCTGCACCTCGACCTGATCAATCATTTATCCTCGTTCAAGCAGCAGAAGCCGTACACCGACGACATCACCCTGCTGACGTGCTGGTTCAAATGATCGGTTTTCGTTTTGGCGATGGTAGGGCACTTAGAATACGTGTGCTCAAAATTTGCAAAAGTGATCAACAGAAATTCAAGTGTTGATTTTAAAAATGCCCCGCCACCATAGTCAATGCGATCTTGTGCGTTCGCTTGCGTTTTTCTCGTACCAATCCATCATCTCTTGCCTGACAATTTGTTCATTAGTTGTGTCGACAAGAATTTGTTCGTAGGTCATCATTTTGATGTCCATACAATATTGCACCAAGGCCCAGCTCTCATAATATTCTCTCGGTGAAATAGTGCTGTCCGCAAGTACAACTTCCCAATTACTTTTATTGGTTGTAAATAGTCGTGCAAGATTTTTTGAGAGATCCTTTTGGTCGGCGTCCTGGCGTGAAACGTATTCGGCATAGCCCTCCCATTTCCAATTCGGGATATTTGCAACCGGGTTTGATTTCCATAATCCTAATTTGTCAAACTGTAAACAATGTGTCATTTCGTGTGCTAACAATTGCGTCAAGTTCCATTTGTAACCGTTGAGTACAACATGTTTTTCTTTGCAGTTCATTGATCCTTGTAAAACCACTTTGTCATAAAAGCC
This genomic stretch from Bacteroidota bacterium harbors:
- a CDS encoding PP2C family protein-serine/threonine phosphatase, which gives rise to MEEVRKPSLQKESPETISSELHAKKLQLHWLLQITKAINYDFTTKQLLDVYEHVLSSQLKVEKLALFIKEQDWQCALLYGTDKTFGDIDVAGILNDLNRLRNLETERDRWVNTFETIIPVFHKDQILAYALVGGLENSVIPRRNELIPFIQTITNLIVVAIENHHIAGEKIRQAAMRRDLDLAAQMQSMLFPIALPDNNRYQLCATYLPHQEVGGDYYDFLPINEEEFIFCMADVSGKGIPAALLCSNFQANLHAHVPIIPSLVELVNVLNEKVFRNAKGEKFITFFIGRYNCRTRELQYVNAGHNPPLLLHEKVVLLLTEGSTALGMFEQLPFVHTGKVFIPENAFLHLYTDGVTDVENPAGEEFSTDRLKTFLMERIRRTDIKALHLDLINHLSSFKQQKPYTDDITLLTCWFK
- a CDS encoding UDP-3-O-(3-hydroxymyristoyl)glucosamine N-acyltransferase produces the protein MKFPQPIALKALAELTGTRVIGDGSRQVSGINEIHKVEAGDITFVDHPKYYDKALQSAATFVIINKEVDAPEGKALLFAEDPFSAYIRIVRHFRTFEPSTAAISPTAVIGTGTVIQPGAFIGHHVRIGNNCVIHANVSIYDHTEIGDEVIIHSNTVIGADAFYFKRRPEGYDKMYSCGRVIIHDRVEIGANCTIDKGVSGDTVIGAGTKMDNMVHVGHDTVIGRNCLFAAQVGIAGVVTIEDDVILWGQVGVQKDLTIGKGAVVLGKSGVPKSLEGGKTYFGSPTQEARDKMRELALIKQLPELLERLKNR
- a CDS encoding OmpA family protein, which gives rise to MRSLFRLVWSMAMSCMLTSNVYGQSDLTLYHFSAIGQSNEINPAEFPRQKVFISLPVLNIHTLFMHNGFTWRDLHSVRNGSAYWDFDQVVGGIRKNQLLSFDHRLDWLRFGFRVNKNFFSASVSEVIHADFAYPREFVNLLYYGNAAYIGETVSLKKMGLQASHYREYALGYSREITDRWNAGIRLKYLYGMENIRTEPADLSIYTDATDYSLVLNTDYVVNTSLLANDDPGYDRFDTTGSERRRLLRDYFWRQQNHGFGFNAGVQFRMDDQWRFNLSVVDIGFITWSSNVRNYKATRGTYSFSGIDLDRFINDSDATFQEVLDSLGQSFEPVESRNAYTSPLAGRVMLSAVYQLNPGTQFSALVQGRRLYHRTLPSATLGIQRQMTRNLWLTGTYSMHNNRFDNIGAGIAVNGGAFQFYALCDNLIGTIDPLGHHFTQLQAGFNLIWGRPGKDKDTDRDGIADKADRCPELAGLRAFSGCPDQDLDSVPDIDDRCPTLAGSARLKGCPDSDHDGIVDVDDACPEAYGLYRLKGCPDSDNDGIRDQDDTCPDLAGVAFYKGCPDTDGDSIPDPDDRCPKIPGPLANRGCPVEEAPPKPKSPVKVTLAKEEQEILNTVFSNLEFETGKAVIRVSSFRALDELVELLRKRPNYKLTIDGHTDATGPVALNDKLSKDRAESVKQYLTVKGIDPLRITATGYGSRKPIASNKTVEGRQQNRRVEFTVFE
- a CDS encoding ribonuclease HII; amino-acid sequence: MAKLKIRYQEDLLEAGVDEAGRGCLAGPVFAAAVILPPTYRHPLLNDSKQVSEKDRYLLRDHIQEHALAWSVAEIGQAVIDDINILQATYRAMHRAIDGLTKRPELLLIDGNRFLSYPGVPHQCIIDGDALYRSIAAASILAKTYRDDLMHRLHGEFPMYGWDRNKGYGTREHRNAIRIFGNSPYHRKSFRLLPEQGELPFQQEGV
- a CDS encoding glycosyltransferase family 4 protein, which codes for MRIAVNARMLQKGKLEGIGYFCLETFRRITRDHPEHEFLFIFDRPFDPEFVFAPNVTPIVAGPAARHPILWYLWYEWSLPRVFRKWKPDLFVSSDGYLSLRSQVPTLSVIHDINFEHYPGDLPFFNRAYYRHFFPRYAKAAARIATVSSFSRDDISRQYGVPTDKIDVVYNGVNDGFVPLPDAENRKTREQLTGGKPYFLFIGSIHQRKNIVNLLNAYEQFRTSGGPDVCLVFAGTKRWWTPEMETSLQSMRYRQDVRFTGRVAEADLFRITAAAEALTYVSTFEGFGIPLLEAMRCGVPVLTANVTSMPEVAGDAALLVDPFSVEDISKGMQRLSVDAQLRQELSQRGLIRSRDFSWDFTARDLWNSIGRTLSALENDAKRHG